In Mongoliitalea daihaiensis, one DNA window encodes the following:
- a CDS encoding TonB-dependent receptor, producing MKKIFLTIILIFIISVVSFSQTKIFEKIELGFSGGLAVPVAQFNAISIAPSLEPVPSGSSPRRFQGFLKNEGGQAELGYSLGFHLTYHLTSSVFLSLNYLKTHHSIDTRPQQIYYDANFKSQIDLNGVPFEVPGRLESDPYRANLYFLGVGYRLPINRLEVRFTGLAGINNLEFPFYTWFFQISESAEINRRPYPIDGPVPTSLREFAYGLETKLAYPISKNLSMNLSATYLRSDHPHDYWTNTLAASITYDIQDEICYRNLALQLGIAYRFVGKK from the coding sequence ATGAAAAAAATATTCTTAACAATAATCCTAATTTTCATCATCTCAGTTGTTTCTTTTTCTCAAACAAAAATCTTCGAAAAAATCGAATTAGGCTTTTCCGGTGGATTGGCTGTACCGGTTGCTCAATTCAATGCAATTTCTATCGCTCCATCGCTGGAACCAGTTCCATCAGGCTCTAGTCCTAGGAGATTTCAGGGATTTCTCAAAAATGAAGGAGGGCAGGCCGAATTGGGTTATAGTCTTGGATTTCACTTGACCTATCATCTCACTTCTTCGGTTTTTCTGAGCCTAAATTATCTAAAAACCCACCATTCCATAGACACTCGTCCACAGCAGATCTATTACGATGCCAATTTTAAATCCCAAATTGATTTAAATGGAGTGCCATTTGAAGTACCAGGAAGACTTGAAAGTGATCCTTATCGTGCTAATTTGTACTTCTTGGGGGTAGGATATCGTTTGCCAATTAATCGTCTTGAAGTTCGATTTACTGGATTAGCAGGGATAAATAATTTGGAGTTTCCTTTTTATACCTGGTTCTTTCAAATTTCCGAGAGCGCCGAAATCAATAGAAGACCTTATCCCATTGACGGTCCAGTACCAACTAGCTTAAGGGAATTCGCCTATGGACTGGAAACCAAGCTAGCTTATCCAATTTCTAAAAATCTAAGCATGAACCTTTCAGCCACCTACCTCCGTTCTGACCATCCTCATGACTATTGGACCAATACGTTGGCTGCATCCATCACTTATGATATTCAGGATGAAATCTGTTATAGGAATCTTGCCCTTCAATTGGGGATTGCTTATCGGTTTGTTGGAAAGAAGTAG
- a CDS encoding S8 family serine peptidase — protein sequence MQIFFPAIRAAILRATTLGRGGLGSVVVFAAGNTAHHAAPVPNPGVILFPANVTVPGVLTVGASDRDDLQANYSPTSNPGSHNNQMIDIVAPSHRAYSCQIPTETREVYTIDIPGTPGYNPVKERDCFNASPLPPLGSVLPNTGAQHLDFTARFGGTSAACPQVAAAAALVLSVRPGLTQMEVFNILTQTADEVGGYVYTNGRSNELGFGRLNVCRALSGAVNIHGNSLICTTGGFSVGTLPTGSTVSWVSSNPSGLSINSSTGSATRLNNYNGPITITANITNGCGTASSSRTVWVGTPHITNMGVNNQPVFPSQNVSLCPGNHFLNVTPVGGNVGTATWTVPSGVPHWIGNNTMDFTFPSHMSSITISARASNSCGQGANYNFFLTRQTWGCPSSFAMVAYPNPTSDILNIEMMPVTADVSKEDAPAIESATLLNSEGREMAKGYREGSKIVFDVRSLKKGVYFIHVMVDGELIREQILID from the coding sequence ATCCAAATTTTTTTCCCTGCAATAAGAGCTGCCATACTTAGGGCAACTACCCTTGGAAGAGGTGGATTGGGTTCTGTTGTTGTCTTTGCAGCCGGCAATACGGCACACCATGCTGCTCCTGTTCCAAATCCAGGAGTAATTTTATTCCCTGCAAATGTGACTGTTCCCGGAGTTTTGACAGTTGGTGCTTCGGACAGGGATGATTTACAGGCCAATTATAGTCCTACTAGTAATCCCGGTTCGCATAATAATCAAATGATTGATATAGTTGCTCCTTCACATAGGGCATATTCTTGTCAGATTCCTACAGAAACCAGAGAAGTTTATACTATAGATATCCCAGGTACACCGGGTTATAATCCAGTAAAGGAAAGAGATTGTTTTAATGCCAGCCCTTTGCCTCCATTAGGTTCCGTCCTTCCCAATACTGGGGCACAGCATCTGGACTTCACTGCAAGGTTTGGAGGAACTTCTGCTGCCTGTCCCCAAGTGGCAGCTGCTGCAGCTTTGGTCCTTTCGGTCCGGCCGGGGTTAACGCAGATGGAGGTATTCAATATTCTTACCCAGACCGCAGATGAGGTAGGTGGATATGTGTATACCAACGGTAGAAGCAATGAACTGGGTTTTGGAAGGCTCAATGTGTGCAGGGCTCTTTCCGGGGCGGTTAATATTCACGGCAATTCCCTTATCTGCACGACAGGTGGATTTTCTGTGGGCACTTTACCGACAGGTTCCACCGTTTCGTGGGTATCATCTAATCCATCAGGCTTAAGCATTAACAGTTCCACCGGATCAGCCACACGTCTCAACAATTATAATGGACCAATAACAATCACTGCCAATATCACCAATGGTTGTGGTACAGCTTCGTCCTCCCGAACGGTATGGGTCGGCACGCCCCATATAACCAATATGGGGGTTAACAATCAGCCTGTTTTTCCAAGTCAGAATGTATCCTTATGTCCGGGCAACCATTTTCTAAATGTCACTCCTGTCGGTGGAAATGTAGGAACAGCCACCTGGACAGTTCCTTCGGGTGTTCCTCATTGGATCGGAAACAATACGATGGACTTTACTTTTCCGTCCCACATGTCGTCCATTACTATCTCCGCAAGGGCTTCCAATTCTTGTGGACAAGGTGCCAACTACAATTTCTTCCTAACGAGACAGACATGGGGGTGCCCAAGCTCTTTTGCTATGGTAGCTTATCCTAATCCTACCAGTGATATCTTAAATATAGAAATGATGCCTGTCACAGCAGATGTTTCTAAGGAAGATGCACCAGCTATTGAGTCCGCCACCTTGCTAAATTCAGAAGGTAGGGAAATGGCCAAAGGTTATAGGGAAGGTTCAAAAATTGTTTTCGATGTCAGAAGCCTGAAAAAGGGTGTTTACTTTATCCATGTAATGGTGGATGGGGAATTAATAAGAGAACAAATTCTGATTGATTAA
- a CDS encoding M48 family metallopeptidase: MSFDFLIKPYFYAFFDRSSRRSPYFEKVIKERFDRDYFVYILDKEIVNVYATGLYGKSKSILIGKGLLEKMDENHMQNLLAHEIGHLDQNHMFRAYLANISASAIFMISSYLLYPLFATFGEYTEGAMVAIHGCLLGLLLIVIPGFVQKKFELEADRYAANMVGKEDYCNTLLKLNEITNREMEKTTINYPPLSKRLKSVQNLIIED; encoded by the coding sequence ATGAGTTTTGATTTTCTTATCAAGCCCTATTTCTATGCGTTTTTTGATCGATCTAGTAGAAGGAGCCCCTATTTTGAAAAAGTAATAAAGGAGCGTTTTGATAGAGATTACTTTGTATACATATTGGATAAGGAAATTGTCAATGTCTACGCAACTGGACTATATGGAAAAAGTAAATCCATTTTGATTGGCAAGGGACTTTTAGAGAAAATGGATGAAAATCACATGCAGAATCTACTAGCCCATGAGATCGGACACTTAGATCAGAACCATATGTTTCGAGCATATCTAGCCAACATTTCAGCATCTGCGATTTTTATGATTTCATCCTATTTGCTTTACCCATTGTTTGCCACGTTTGGTGAATATACAGAAGGTGCTATGGTGGCAATCCATGGTTGCCTTTTGGGCTTGCTTTTAATTGTTATACCGGGGTTTGTCCAGAAAAAGTTTGAATTGGAGGCAGACAGGTATGCTGCCAACATGGTGGGTAAAGAAGATTACTGTAATACACTTTTGAAATTAAATGAGATCACAAATCGTGAAATGGAAAAAACAACTATCAATTATCCACCACTTTCTAAGCGACTTAAAAGTGTGCAAAATCTAATAATTGAAGATTAA
- a CDS encoding LytR/AlgR family response regulator transcription factor codes for MLINAIAIDDELPAIGIVKSYVDKVPFIRLVESFTDPKEGLEYVYSHQPDLVFLDINMPGMKGTELAKIIQPFGKSFIFTTAYSEFALQGYELQALDYLLKPFSFERFLTSLNRAYQEIVRKKGEETSVFFKDSYDWIRVNLSELKYVKSEGNLLFIHTKTGSLSTRMTLQELIAILPTDTFMRIHKSWLVNLNAIEKLEKHQVWIEGDAVPLANNYREMVEKRLLRK; via the coding sequence ATGTTGATAAATGCCATCGCAATAGACGACGAACTTCCAGCTATTGGAATCGTTAAGAGTTATGTGGATAAAGTCCCTTTTATCCGATTGGTCGAGAGTTTTACCGATCCAAAGGAAGGCTTGGAATATGTTTATTCCCATCAGCCCGACCTGGTATTTTTGGATATCAACATGCCGGGAATGAAGGGTACTGAGCTGGCAAAGATCATTCAGCCATTTGGCAAAAGCTTTATTTTTACGACGGCCTATTCCGAGTTTGCCCTTCAGGGCTATGAATTGCAGGCCTTGGACTATCTATTGAAGCCCTTCTCTTTCGAAAGGTTCCTGACTTCACTCAACCGGGCTTATCAGGAAATTGTTAGGAAAAAAGGGGAAGAAACCAGCGTTTTCTTTAAAGACAGTTATGATTGGATTAGGGTAAATCTCAGCGAGCTTAAGTATGTCAAATCCGAGGGCAATCTTTTGTTTATCCACACCAAAACTGGGAGTCTTAGCACGAGGATGACCCTGCAGGAATTGATCGCTATACTTCCAACTGATACCTTTATGAGGATTCACAAATCTTGGTTGGTCAATCTCAATGCAATAGAAAAGCTGGAAAAGCATCAGGTCTGGATTGAGGGGGATGCGGTTCCTTTGGCCAATAATTACAGGGAAATGGTGGAAAAGAGACTATTGAGAAAATGA
- a CDS encoding DUF2846 domain-containing protein: MAKWILVFIPLFFYVESSQISNKEKEAILVVYVKPSLNFSSFRLLLDEREVLPEIRRNTYYVIKTTPGRVKLETKGATLRNLTENKSYSLTLEAGKTYYLEAIREYQVLMSTLHLVRRPQQTGELAIEKMNAEYIDLTKSNL, translated from the coding sequence ATGGCAAAGTGGATTCTTGTTTTTATTCCCCTATTCTTTTATGTAGAAAGCTCTCAAATTTCTAATAAAGAAAAGGAGGCTATTTTGGTGGTATACGTCAAGCCAAGCCTTAATTTTTCTTCATTCAGGCTTTTGCTGGATGAACGGGAGGTCCTTCCAGAAATCAGGAGAAATACATACTACGTCATCAAAACCACACCGGGAAGAGTCAAACTGGAGACGAAGGGAGCAACATTGAGAAACCTGACTGAAAATAAATCTTATAGTCTTACCTTGGAAGCCGGAAAAACCTATTACCTCGAAGCCATCAGGGAATATCAGGTATTGATGAGTACGCTTCACTTGGTAAGAAGGCCGCAACAAACAGGGGAATTGGCCATAGAAAAAATGAATGCCGAGTATATTGATCTCACAAAGAGCAATTTGTAA
- a CDS encoding TRAP transporter small permease, which yields MKEKLDKVIATALMLLMGAMVINVTWQVLSRYLLQNPSSFTDELSRYMLIWLGMLGAAYVAGQNQHLAIDILPQKLQGVQQKRLLIFIAAAILLFALVIMIIGGANLVFITFILGQKSATLQIPLAYVYTIIPLSGLLVVVYQVLQIQSLLTDQQA from the coding sequence ATGAAGGAAAAATTGGATAAAGTCATCGCTACTGCACTCATGCTTCTGATGGGCGCTATGGTTATCAATGTGACTTGGCAAGTCCTTTCAAGATATCTGTTACAAAATCCTAGTTCCTTTACTGATGAGCTGTCCCGCTACATGTTGATTTGGTTGGGTATGTTGGGTGCAGCCTATGTAGCAGGACAAAATCAACATTTGGCCATTGATATTTTACCCCAAAAACTACAAGGCGTGCAACAGAAACGTTTGTTGATTTTTATTGCGGCTGCGATTTTATTGTTTGCTTTGGTCATCATGATTATAGGTGGGGCTAATTTGGTCTTTATTACCTTTATCTTGGGACAAAAGTCTGCTACCCTCCAAATTCCCCTCGCGTATGTGTACACGATTATCCCGCTGAGTGGATTATTGGTTGTGGTGTATCAAGTGCTTCAAATTCAATCCCTCTTAACCGATCAACAAGCGTAA
- a CDS encoding TRAP transporter large permease — MEWTSILILVLSFVTLMILGVPVAWSLGISSFLTLLVTVESMPSATTIAQRMGTSLDSFSLLAIPFFVLAGEIMNRGGIAQRLIDLAKAMTGKLPGGLLYVNVIAAMLFGAIAGSAAAAVSAIGGILGKRMDAEGYPKGLGAAVNITSSTTGLIIPPSNVLIVYSLASGGVSIAALFVAGYIPGIFIGLVLMGTAAIFIKKHNLPKGETTSWSELTNKAGRAFPSLMLLFVVIGGIVAGVFTATEASAIAVIYTLGLSFFYKELKLKELPAILLKSSETTAIVMLLIATSMSMSWVMSSEDIPQSISASLLSLSDNIFVILLMINLILLFVGIFMDMTPAVLIFTPIFLPIVTALGVDPVHFGIIMILNLCIGLCTPPVGSVLFLGVQVSGLSIQKIVKPLVPFFIAMILGLVVITLWPDLTLWLPRVLGL, encoded by the coding sequence ATGGAATGGACGAGTATACTAATTTTGGTTTTATCCTTTGTGACCTTGATGATTTTGGGTGTACCAGTGGCGTGGAGTTTGGGGATTTCCAGTTTTCTTACCCTTTTGGTGACCGTTGAATCCATGCCTTCTGCGACGACGATAGCCCAACGGATGGGGACGAGTTTGGATAGTTTTTCGCTATTAGCCATCCCCTTTTTTGTATTGGCTGGTGAAATTATGAACCGCGGGGGAATTGCCCAGCGTCTAATTGATTTGGCCAAAGCGATGACTGGAAAATTACCTGGAGGCCTATTGTATGTGAATGTGATAGCAGCCATGCTTTTCGGGGCAATTGCGGGTTCGGCTGCTGCGGCCGTTTCTGCTATTGGAGGCATCTTGGGTAAGCGTATGGATGCGGAGGGCTATCCTAAGGGATTGGGTGCTGCTGTCAACATTACTTCTTCAACTACAGGATTGATCATCCCTCCTTCCAATGTGTTGATTGTATATTCCTTGGCATCTGGGGGGGTATCGATTGCAGCCCTATTTGTGGCAGGATATATTCCAGGGATTTTTATTGGATTGGTATTGATGGGTACCGCTGCGATCTTTATCAAAAAGCACAACTTACCTAAGGGGGAGACTACGAGCTGGAGCGAATTGACCAATAAGGCTGGGAGAGCTTTTCCTTCTTTGATGCTGTTATTTGTGGTGATTGGTGGTATCGTGGCAGGGGTTTTTACAGCAACGGAGGCTTCTGCAATTGCCGTGATTTATACCTTGGGGCTTTCATTTTTTTATAAAGAGTTGAAGTTGAAGGAACTCCCAGCGATTTTATTGAAGTCCTCGGAAACTACGGCCATTGTTATGCTTTTGATTGCCACCTCCATGAGTATGTCTTGGGTGATGTCAAGTGAGGATATTCCGCAATCAATTTCGGCCTCTTTATTGAGTTTGAGTGATAATATTTTTGTGATTCTCTTGATGATTAACCTCATTTTACTCTTTGTAGGGATCTTTATGGATATGACACCTGCTGTGTTGATTTTCACTCCCATATTCTTACCAATTGTGACGGCTTTAGGAGTAGACCCTGTACATTTTGGCATTATTATGATTTTGAATTTATGTATTGGCTTGTGTACACCTCCTGTGGGTTCTGTCTTATTTCTTGGGGTTCAAGTATCGGGTCTAAGTATTCAAAAAATCGTCAAACCTTTAGTGCCCTTCTTCATTGCCATGATCTTGGGCCTGGTAGTCATTACCTTATGGCCTGATTTGACGCTGTGGCTACCGAGGGTATTGGGGTTGTAG
- a CDS encoding sensor histidine kinase, with the protein MKDKGLAVKIIRPVGILLFLGVLAYWLIRIFQLIQVEMSAGDENYFGNLQVFLLSWLAVFFLVNLLAWANFKFLFLKWKEGNIPWYLFWGLELLLLLVFFEFLQWTVMYEEEILKDNLILTGVVALYFLAITWFFDLIYTRRKQAELIQQKEKAELNLLQSQLNPHFLFNALNSTYSSAIQEESPHTAAQILQLSDLMRFALEKSKRDFISIEEELNFVDKYIRIQKNRFGSTGEELMDIEINWDGFPVGISPMLVQPFLENAFKFSEFGPGNQNSKILVRISVEEGELSIHIENTYLKGQLRDNKGTGNGIDLVKKRLKSLYPGKHNLTIKDTGKLFTVLMKIDLKK; encoded by the coding sequence ATGAAGGATAAAGGATTGGCTGTAAAAATAATCAGGCCGGTAGGAATACTCTTGTTTCTTGGAGTATTGGCTTACTGGCTGATCCGGATTTTTCAGCTCATCCAAGTGGAGATGTCCGCCGGGGATGAGAATTATTTCGGAAACCTGCAGGTGTTTCTTCTTAGCTGGCTAGCCGTTTTCTTTTTGGTCAATTTACTGGCTTGGGCCAATTTTAAGTTTCTCTTCTTGAAGTGGAAAGAAGGTAATATACCTTGGTATTTGTTTTGGGGACTTGAGCTATTGCTGTTATTGGTGTTTTTCGAATTTCTGCAATGGACGGTCATGTATGAGGAAGAGATTTTGAAAGATAACCTGATCCTCACAGGGGTTGTCGCACTTTATTTTCTTGCGATTACATGGTTTTTTGATTTGATTTATACCAGGAGAAAACAGGCCGAACTGATACAGCAGAAAGAAAAGGCTGAGCTGAACCTATTACAGTCACAGCTCAATCCCCACTTCCTTTTCAATGCCCTGAATTCTACATATAGCTCCGCAATTCAGGAAGAAAGTCCGCATACTGCCGCTCAGATTCTTCAGCTTTCGGACTTAATGAGGTTCGCCTTGGAAAAATCCAAGAGGGATTTTATCAGCATAGAGGAAGAACTTAATTTTGTGGATAAGTATATCAGGATTCAGAAAAATAGGTTTGGAAGTACGGGAGAAGAGTTAATGGATATAGAGATCAATTGGGATGGTTTTCCTGTGGGTATCAGTCCCATGTTGGTACAGCCATTTTTGGAAAATGCATTCAAATTTTCTGAATTTGGTCCGGGAAATCAGAATAGTAAAATCCTTGTCAGGATCTCGGTGGAAGAAGGGGAGTTATCCATTCATATTGAAAATACTTACCTTAAAGGACAGCTTAGGGATAATAAAGGCACTGGAAATGGAATTGACCTGGTCAAAAAGAGGCTGAAGAGCTTATACCCGGGAAAGCACAATTTGACAATAAAGGATACTGGCAAGTTATTCACAGTTTTGATGAAAATAGATTTAAAAAAATGA
- a CDS encoding ATP-binding protein: MIERFIYTEFEFSVSNFPVTGIIGPRQVGKTTLAKNFAYQKPFVYLDLEKLSDINKLNDPELFFNSIADHTVILDEIQHKPELFPLIRSLVDEHRVPGRFIILGSASPELLKQSSESLAGRINYMEMFPLNLLELDNTVSQEDLWVYGGFPEPILNGGKKFIQRWCRSFINSYIQRDLPSLGLPADPSISRQLMVMMASINGSTLNYSMLAKSLGLSMPTVKTYLSYFVNAFLVTELPAWYVNIRKRLVKSPKLYLRDSGMLHYLLGINDRDSLFGNIAVGASWESFVIHQVRSVLHIDDEIYYYRTQDGAEIDLLIRRENRWFAAAEIKLSLSPKLTKGSYLAMDDLGITKLFVITPGESRYLYESTIEVIGLKDFLLVIAN; this comes from the coding sequence ATGATAGAGCGATTTATTTATACAGAATTTGAGTTTTCGGTATCCAATTTTCCGGTAACGGGAATTATTGGGCCAAGGCAGGTAGGAAAAACTACCCTAGCAAAAAACTTTGCTTACCAAAAACCTTTTGTTTATTTGGATTTGGAGAAGCTGTCAGACATCAACAAACTCAATGACCCCGAGCTATTCTTTAATTCTATCGCAGACCATACGGTAATACTGGATGAGATTCAACACAAACCCGAGTTATTTCCTTTGATACGATCATTGGTGGACGAACATCGCGTGCCAGGGAGATTTATAATTTTGGGTTCTGCATCTCCCGAACTGCTAAAGCAATCTTCCGAAAGCTTGGCTGGTAGGATAAATTATATGGAAATGTTTCCCCTTAACCTGTTAGAGTTGGACAACACCGTTTCGCAAGAAGATTTATGGGTTTATGGGGGATTTCCAGAACCGATTTTAAATGGAGGAAAAAAATTTATCCAACGCTGGTGTAGGAGTTTCATCAATAGCTACATACAGCGGGACTTACCATCACTTGGACTTCCTGCCGACCCTAGTATTTCTAGACAATTGATGGTAATGATGGCTTCTATCAATGGCTCTACGCTTAACTACAGCATGTTGGCCAAGTCTCTTGGTCTTAGCATGCCCACTGTCAAAACCTACTTGAGCTATTTTGTCAATGCATTTCTAGTTACCGAACTTCCAGCTTGGTATGTAAATATTCGAAAGCGGCTGGTGAAATCTCCCAAGCTTTATTTGAGAGACAGTGGTATGTTACATTACCTACTGGGTATCAATGATAGAGATTCCCTTTTTGGAAATATCGCTGTTGGTGCTTCGTGGGAATCATTTGTTATTCATCAGGTTCGGTCTGTGCTGCACATTGATGATGAAATCTACTACTACAGAACTCAAGATGGTGCTGAAATAGACCTTTTGATTCGTAGAGAGAACCGATGGTTTGCAGCAGCGGAGATCAAGCTTAGTCTTTCTCCCAAACTGACCAAGGGAAGTTATCTTGCTATGGATGACCTAGGGATTACTAAGCTATTTGTCATTACACCTGGAGAAAGCCGATACCTCTATGAATCAACTATTGAAGTCATCGGATTGAAGGATTTTCTTTTGGTAATAGCAAATTAA
- a CDS encoding DUF1569 domain-containing protein yields the protein MKKSILHPDHRQELLDRVAKLEAGDQGHWGSMQVEEMLAHAREVAAAVLKSPKPEKKANFKQVLGKYYFFYFKKEFPKLVKGPKRFDMKGKVDQGKFQEEKQGLLDTLQAFGSISHQLQGFHPFFGPLSHKEWGILVWKHTDHHLRQFGV from the coding sequence ATGAAAAAATCTATCCTCCACCCAGACCATCGCCAAGAACTACTAGACAGAGTTGCCAAGCTTGAAGCAGGAGACCAAGGGCATTGGGGAAGTATGCAGGTGGAAGAGATGCTGGCACATGCTCGGGAGGTAGCGGCGGCTGTATTGAAATCGCCCAAACCTGAGAAGAAAGCAAACTTCAAGCAGGTGCTAGGCAAATACTACTTTTTTTATTTCAAAAAAGAATTTCCCAAGCTGGTCAAAGGACCTAAGCGCTTTGATATGAAAGGGAAAGTGGATCAGGGAAAATTTCAAGAAGAAAAGCAGGGCTTACTCGATACCCTACAAGCCTTCGGGAGCATCAGCCACCAACTTCAAGGTTTTCACCCCTTCTTTGGACCGCTGAGTCACAAGGAGTGGGGTATACTGGTGTGGAAACATACCGATCATCATTTGAGGCAATTCGGAGTGTAG
- a CDS encoding TRAP transporter substrate-binding protein, protein MRNWNRWVVLLCIPLLTTCAGKGSERIIKLGHGLGVSHPVHEAMVYMADLAREKSNGQLEIKIYPNSQLGSERELVELLQIGSLGMTKVSAATLESFAPRVQVFSMPYIFRDDAHRDLVLKGDVGKELLLEGEQFWLRGLCYYDAGKRSFYTKQKPVETLDDIKGLKIRTLESNMAINMIKSFGSSPTPVSYGELYTALQQGIVDGAENNPPSLYTSRHYEVCKYYSINEHTAVPDVVVISTKVWNLLTDQEKEWLQEAADESAVYQYQLWEKSVDMSLREMEKAGVIISYPDQTPFREAVVSLYESIKQNNPDLYKLVERIQSAKD, encoded by the coding sequence ATGAGGAATTGGAACAGATGGGTGGTTTTGCTATGCATCCCACTGCTTACTACTTGTGCAGGAAAAGGAAGTGAACGCATCATCAAACTTGGACATGGATTGGGAGTAAGCCATCCGGTGCATGAGGCGATGGTGTACATGGCAGACTTGGCCCGAGAAAAATCCAACGGACAGCTGGAAATCAAAATTTACCCCAATTCGCAGTTAGGTTCTGAACGGGAATTGGTGGAATTGCTTCAAATTGGCAGTTTGGGGATGACCAAGGTTTCTGCTGCTACGTTGGAAAGTTTTGCTCCCCGTGTGCAGGTCTTTTCCATGCCATACATTTTTCGGGACGATGCTCATCGGGATTTGGTGCTCAAAGGGGATGTTGGAAAGGAGTTATTGTTGGAAGGGGAACAGTTTTGGTTGCGTGGCTTGTGCTATTACGATGCAGGTAAGCGCAGTTTTTATACCAAACAAAAACCAGTAGAGACGTTGGATGATATCAAAGGATTAAAAATCCGAACCTTGGAGAGCAATATGGCCATCAACATGATCAAAAGCTTTGGCAGTTCCCCTACCCCTGTTTCTTATGGAGAATTGTATACTGCCTTGCAGCAAGGAATTGTAGATGGGGCAGAAAATAATCCTCCAAGTCTGTACACCTCCCGTCATTATGAAGTTTGCAAATATTACTCCATTAATGAACACACTGCTGTTCCAGATGTAGTGGTCATCAGCACCAAAGTCTGGAATTTGTTGACCGATCAAGAAAAAGAATGGCTACAGGAAGCGGCTGATGAGTCAGCTGTTTATCAATATCAACTCTGGGAAAAATCAGTAGACATGTCTTTGAGGGAAATGGAAAAAGCAGGAGTCATCATCAGCTATCCAGACCAGACACCTTTTCGTGAAGCGGTGGTTAGCTTATATGAATCCATCAAGCAAAATAACCCTGACTTATACAAGTTGGTAGAACGAATTCAATCCGCCAAGGATTGA
- a CDS encoding S8 family serine peptidase → MKTIFKFLIVLGLGVIVAANLLNKTQDRFYYAYDEKIFLSEVEDKIIVQFTINKKSDSRLLLSEFPDLKENEIDWRDDSTIVLKTRGTESVKIQKDLGNREDVASINPIYKSVEGVEMGFTDRFIIELKDNVSIKALHKLNTENKVEVIKANEHYLLLQVPRGTDALSMANLYYESGLVYYSHPDFYADIVFHQAANDPYYNNQFYLHNTGQQIADGRFGTADADIDAPEAWTVTTGSSNIIVAILDEGVTSNHVDLPNTRQVRLNRSNFGNGNENDPSPTGDDNHGNACAGIIAATQNNNIGISGIAPGVKIMPIRIKNASITKVAEAIDFSYENGAHILSNSWNYESINPNFFPCNKSCHT, encoded by the coding sequence ATGAAAACGATTTTTAAATTTCTGATTGTTTTGGGATTGGGCGTAATAGTTGCAGCCAATTTATTGAACAAGACCCAAGATAGGTTCTATTATGCCTACGATGAAAAAATATTTTTGTCGGAAGTGGAGGATAAAATCATTGTACAGTTTACTATCAATAAAAAGTCTGATAGCAGGTTATTACTGTCAGAATTCCCTGATCTTAAAGAGAATGAGATTGACTGGAGAGATGATAGTACTATTGTTTTGAAAACCCGGGGTACTGAATCAGTTAAAATCCAAAAAGATTTGGGAAACAGAGAAGATGTAGCTTCCATTAATCCCATATATAAATCCGTAGAAGGTGTGGAAATGGGATTTACTGATAGGTTTATCATTGAATTAAAAGATAATGTTTCGATAAAAGCCTTACATAAACTGAATACTGAAAATAAGGTGGAGGTTATTAAAGCTAATGAACACTATTTGCTTCTGCAAGTTCCTAGAGGTACAGATGCATTGTCCATGGCCAATTTATATTATGAAAGTGGATTGGTTTATTACAGTCACCCTGATTTCTATGCGGATATTGTTTTCCATCAAGCTGCCAATGATCCTTATTACAATAACCAATTTTATCTCCACAATACCGGGCAGCAAATTGCAGATGGGCGTTTCGGTACTGCCGATGCAGATATTGATGCCCCCGAAGCCTGGACTGTTACCACCGGTAGTTCAAATATCATCGTTGCAATTCTTGATGAGGGAGTTACTTCCAACCACGTAGATCTTCCCAATACCCGACAAGTTCGGCTAAACAGAAGTAACTTCGGTAATGGTAACGAAAACGATCCCTCTCCAACAGGGGATGACAACCACGGTAATGCCTGTGCGGGAATCATAGCCGCTACCCAAAACAACAATATAGGGATTTCAGGTATTGCTCCAGGGGTAAAAATAATGCCAATTAGGATTAAAAATGCATCAATAACAAAAGTTGCAGAGGCAATTGATTTTTCCTATGAAAATGGAGCCCATATTTTATCAAATAGCTGGAATTATGAAAGTATAAATCCAAATTTTTTTCCCTGCAATAAGAGCTGCCATACTTAG